In the Halorubrum ruber genome, CGTGACGGGGGACCGCGTCTTCAGGCGGAGCGCCACGGGCGGCGGCGACGCCAAGAAGCTCCGGAACGCCGGGATCTCGACCGTCGAGTTCGCGCTCGGGACCGACACGCTCCACGCCCCGGACGAGTACGTCCCGGTCGACGCGCTCGTCGACAACGCGGTCGTGTACACCCGGCTACCGGCGGCGTGGCGAGCTGAGATGGACGGTTAGCAGTCCGCAAGCGGGCGGGGCGTCTCGCCGCCGACCCGGAACGGGTGAGAAAGACGTATATACCGAAATGTTTCAATTGTGGGTATGGTAGACAATATTAGCGTGGCGGACGGACGGCTCCGCGAGGGCGACGGACGTGGGTCTGCGGTCGTCGGGGGCGACCGACGCCGACGCCGAGGCCCGCACCGCCCGTTGGACGCCGACGCGCTCGACCCTCGCTGACGATGGAGCGGTTCCAGAACACCGGCCAGCCCGACTGGGACTGGTGGGGGAAGCTCTGGCCGACGCCGGGCGCGACGCTCCGAGACCTCGGGATCGGGGCCGGTCAGTCGGTGGCCGAGGTCGGCTGCGGGAGCGGCTACTTCGCGCTCCCCGCCGCCCGGATCGTCGAGCCCGCGCCGGTGTACGCGGTCGACTTGGACGAGTCGCTGCTCGGCGAGCTGGAGTCGCTCGCCGAGCGACAGGCGGTCGGGAACGTCGTTCCGGTCCACGGTGACGCCCGGAACCTGGCCGAGCTCCTCCCGGAACGGGTCGACGCGCTCGTCGTGGCGAACACCTTCCACGGCGTCGACGACCGCGCCGAGTTCGTCGCGGAGGCGTTCGACGCGATCGAGCCCGGCGGCAGCCTGATCGTCGTCAACTGGCACGACCGCCCGCGCGAGGCGACGACCGTCGGGGGCGAGCCCCGGGGCCCGCCGACGGAGCTGCGGATGACCCCCGAGGAAACGGCGGAAGCCGTCACGCGAGCCGCGGCGTTCGAACTCGACCGGCGGATCGAGCTGCCGCCGTACCATTACGCGGTCGTGTTCCGACGGTAGCCCGCGGACGCCCCTCGCGCTCGGTCGCGGCCGACCCGTGTACACCGAACGACCAGATTATTAGAATAGTGGAATCCACGCACAAGTCTAATATGCCACGCGCGCAACTGCCGCACGTGAGACTGCCATGACCGACATCGAACCCGACGACACCGTCGACGCCAGAGGCGCAGCGTGTCCCGGCCCCCTGATGGACCTCATCGGAGCGATCCGAGGCGCCGAGTCCGGGGACGTCGTGCGACTCCTGAGCGACAGCGACGGGTCGCTCACCGACGTCCCCGAGTGGGCCGAGGAGGCCGGCAACGAGCTGCTCGCCGTCGAGGAGCTCGACGACCACAACGCGTTCTACGTGGAGAAAGCATGACCGAGCGAATCGTCGTCCTCGGCGGCGGGACCGGCGGGTCGGTGCTCGCCAACGACCTCGCCGACCGGCTCGAACCCGAGCTCGACGCCGGCGAGGTCGAGGTCACCCTGATCAACGACGGCCCCGACCACGTGTACAAGCCGGTCTGGCTGTACGTGCCGTTCGGCCAGCGCGAGCCGGCGGACGGTCGCCGCGCGCTCGACGAGCTCGTCGACGACGCGGTCGACCTCCGGATCGACCGCGTGTCCGAGGTCGACACCGACGCCCGGCGGCTCCGGTTCGACGGCGGCGGAGCGCCGATGGAGTACGACCACCTCGTCTTGGCGACCGGGTCGACGCTGAAGCCCGAGCAGATCCCCGGCCTCGCGGAGGGTGGACACGACTACTACAGCGAGTCGGGCGCGACCGCCCTGCGCGAGGAGCTGCTGGAGTTCACCGAGGGCGAGATCGTGTTGAGCGTCATCGGGACGCCGCACATGTGTCCGGCGGCGCCGCTGGAGTTCGTCTTCATGGTCGACGACTGGTTCCGCGAGCGCGGTCTGCGCGAGGACGTCGAGGTCACCTACACGTACCCGATCCAGCGCGTTCACGGGAACCCCCACATCGCCGAGTGGGCCCGTCCCATCATGGAGGAGCGCGACATCAACGTGGAGACGTTCTTCAACGCCGAGTCGGTCGACCCCGACGCGGAGACGGTCACGTCGATGGAGGGGACCGAGCTCGACTACGACCTCCTCGTGTCGATCCCGCCCCACGGCGGCGTCGACCTGATCGAGGAGGCCGGGCTCGGCGACGACGGCTGGGTCGACGTCGACAAGCACACGCTCGAAGCCGAAGCGGCAGAGAACGTGTACGCGCTCGGCGACACCG is a window encoding:
- a CDS encoding class I SAM-dependent methyltransferase, translated to MERFQNTGQPDWDWWGKLWPTPGATLRDLGIGAGQSVAEVGCGSGYFALPAARIVEPAPVYAVDLDESLLGELESLAERQAVGNVVPVHGDARNLAELLPERVDALVVANTFHGVDDRAEFVAEAFDAIEPGGSLIVVNWHDRPREATTVGGEPRGPPTELRMTPEETAEAVTRAAAFELDRRIELPPYHYAVVFRR
- a CDS encoding sulfurtransferase TusA family protein, which translates into the protein MTDIEPDDTVDARGAACPGPLMDLIGAIRGAESGDVVRLLSDSDGSLTDVPEWAEEAGNELLAVEELDDHNAFYVEKA
- a CDS encoding NAD(P)/FAD-dependent oxidoreductase; the encoded protein is MTERIVVLGGGTGGSVLANDLADRLEPELDAGEVEVTLINDGPDHVYKPVWLYVPFGQREPADGRRALDELVDDAVDLRIDRVSEVDTDARRLRFDGGGAPMEYDHLVLATGSTLKPEQIPGLAEGGHDYYSESGATALREELLEFTEGEIVLSVIGTPHMCPAAPLEFVFMVDDWFRERGLREDVEVTYTYPIQRVHGNPHIAEWARPIMEERDINVETFFNAESVDPDAETVTSMEGTELDYDLLVSIPPHGGVDLIEEAGLGDDGWVDVDKHTLEAEAAENVYALGDTADTGVPNAGSVAHYQAGVVGQRLASEIRGRPATATYDGKTLCFIETGMDSASFVEFDYENPPSPAPPSEKLHWSKLAYNESYWLTARGLL